The sequence ACGGCTGCTTCCTCTGCCCGCAGCCGTGTTGCAGCACTCTCAGGCTCCCCTCCTCGAGGATCCAGTGTCTGTGCAAAATAATCGCTTTGCTGGCAAGACGTTACCTGCCTGAGGGAGTGCAGGGGATGCTGTTCCTTAGAGCTGTGCGGGATCCATCGCAGGCAGCCCCTGGACTCTGCCCTCATCCCAAGGTTTTGCTCCCTGTGGTCTCTCTCAGCGCTGCTCTCCCAGAGTGCCATACCAGTGCTTCCCGGCTCCTGACCTGGATGTTAAGTGTTTCAAACCCTTCCCTGGAGATGCTCTGTTTGCCTGGTAGACCTTGCCCAGGCATCCCTGAGGAAGAGCATCTGCATTCATGCTGACATGTAGTTCATCCTATAATACACTTTCTCCTATGAGAGCAGCCCGGCTGCTATTTTAAGTGGTCTGATTGAGACAAATAGGCCAGACAGCATCTGCGGCTGAACAGCGTCACGTTACAGCAGGGCTACCAGGCCACCGCAGCCACATCCACATGGAAATGCCCCTCTGGATGCAGACAGggagtttggttttgttctggacAGTCTCTTGTGTTTTGCCTTGATGGAACGTGCTGCTCCCTCTGTGTCTGGGGCTGCACGGGCAAAACCAAGCCTGCTCCAGAGCATCTCCGATCTAAATTCTATGGACCGGTGCAGGTTGGCAGGTGAGGAACAGAGACACCCAGAGAGACAAGGCAAGTTAGCAGGAGGGgactgcagccagggctcccacCTTTCACTGTCCCCGTCCTCTGTCCTAGCAAAGGGTGGGGAAGATGCACACGCAAGTGTAAGAGTCACAAGAAGCCCTGTGCAGTAACCGCTCTCTTTCCCCTCACAGGAGAAAGCCATTAGCATCTGGGAATCCAAGAACTTCTTCATCGAGCTGGAGCCGCTCCCTGGGGCTGTGGAAGCTGTGAAGCAAATGGCAAATTTGGCAGAGTGAGTAGGAACCTGCCCGCGGTGTTGGGAAATGGACAGGGGAGCGGCAGTGGCTTTGCAGGCTCATCCTGCTCTCGGCAGAAGCGCTGAACGCAACATCACTGTTTAAAATGCCTACCGGCCTGCCGGgcatgggaggaaggagagggcttTGATTCCTGGAGCAGTTGCCAAGAAAATCAGCCACGTGCAGCCCCTTCCCTTCAGCTCTCTGCTCCCAGCAAGGGTAGCGAAAAGGGGAACATGCTTGTGCTGCAGGTGTGGGATCCTGTGAGATGGGGGATTAATGTCTTAAATCATCCCGGTTTGATCTGTGTGTGGTGGGGGATCTGCTTTGGGCACCTGCCTGCTCAGGCACCGCGCAGGGTCTCGCAGAGGCAGCCAGGTACATCTCAAGAGGGAGCAGGGTCTGATCAACGTGTTTGGCCATGGATTGACACTCTGCCCCCATTTCTGTCCTCCTGGCAGCACCGACGTGTTCATCTGCACAAGCCCGATCAAGAAGTACCGCTACTGCCCTTACGAGAAGGTGAGCAGGTCCGaatcccagctcctcctcccgTACCACGCTGCTCGGCGAGAGCCAGCTGACCCTTGCGTGCCTCCGGCTGTAGAACAGCAGCAATATTTCCCTGCTCCGTCAGTTTTGTTCCTAAGCATCTCCGCAGAGCGGCAGCTCCGCTGTCAGCCGAGCTCTGCCATTTGCATGCACTGAAGCGCttggttttaatatttcattGTGATGTCAAAAGCTGCTTGGCTTTAAAAGAACTTGCGCTCCGGCAGCATCCGAATCCTTCTCACTAATGAACTTATTAAGTGAGATGTCCTCCCTGCGTGGAGGCCAGGGCTCATGCCGGGCTGTGCCGCCGCTCTGCCGAGCAGCCCATGCCCCGGCCGTCAGCCCGCCCCTGCCCGCGCTCACCACTCACCCCTCGCCTTCCAGTACGCCTGGGTGGAGAAGCACTTCGGCCCTGAGTTTCTTGAGCAGATTGTTTTGACGCGAGATAAGACGGTGGTTTCTGCTGACCTGCTTATAGATGACAGACCTGATATAACAGGTAAGGCAGGCGCGGGGCGGCAGGCGTGACCAGAGACAGGGGTGGCATTGGGGGGTGATGGGTGCTGGTCCCCGACCAGTTGATTAGGCTCTCGTTAGGGGGTTGTGTCTGCAGGCTCCTCATGTTGGAGTAAGGTCAACCTCTGCGTCTTCGTGGAGCAGTTGTCTGGAGAGCTGacctttcttcttgctttgcaGGGGCTGAGCTGAACCCCAGCTGGGAGCACGTGCTCTTCACGGCCTGCCACAACAAGCACCTGCAGCTGAAGCCCCCCAGCCGCAGGCTGCAGTCCTGGACCGATGACTGGAAGGCCATTCTGGACAGCAAACGCTTCCCGCCCGGCCGGGCCACCTAAACCCTGGCCTTCTGTGGCCACCTGGGGCTGTGGCCACCCACTCGTGTCCCTGCGGAGTCCTGCTGAAGGCTGAAACcacagatggacagacagacggacgcTGTTCCTActgcagagaggaagaggaggaggatctgAAGCGCCACAGCCACTTGGACCTAGGGAGCGGACTCCAGCCCAGCTGTGCCACAAGGCACCAGCAGCAGGATTGACCCCGTGGGCCTGGCAGCCCAGCTGGGGGCCATTTCCTGCCAGCTCTGGGGGTCTCTGTGCTGCATCTGCACCCCCATGACGGCATTTCTGACAGACGTGGCCACCCTCAGGGTGTCCCTGCCCTTATCTGGTGCAGCGCCTGGCACATGCCAGCTCTCCATCCTCCTCTCTGTCTTGCAGTCGGGGATCGTGCGGGTGGTTCGTTGCATCCTTGCAGGGCTTCATGCCAAGGGGCTGCCTTGGGGGACATTTCCCTCCCGGCCGGCACCCGGGTCCAGGGAGAGGGGCAGCTGGAAGGGCAGGGGGAGCTGTGCTGTTCCTTGCGGCCAATACAGTGGGATGGCTCCATGCTTCCCTGCAGGAAGAGTCCCTGCAGTGGGATAGGGGGACAGCACCACACCTCCCGTGGATGTGGCCGTGGGGAGGGAACCCTGAGGCACCGTCACACCTGAGATGTAGCCGTCCTCCAGCTGGCGGGATGGATCCCTGCTCGCCTTTGTCCCTGAGGAGCTGCCACAGCTTTAGAGCTGGGGCTTTAGAGCTGATTTGGGATGAAGAGAGGAGCTCTCCCCACACCTACTCGTTGCCTGTGGGCTGCTCTCCAGGGGCATTGCTGGGGCAGCGAGCACACTGCAGCAGCGCCACTGTCAGCCCTTCCCACAAGCcgagcagctcctgcaggagccGGTGATCGGATGGTGATCACCCTGCCAGCCGTTGATCGGACGGTAGCTCCACGGATTTGAAAGCCAGGGAGGTCTGCACATGCAGGCTGCACGATCAAAGCACCCATCTCTCTCCTCCTGGTAGTGTCTGACGTCAGCCTGCCAGCAAAGCTCTGGGTGTGCGTCCACCGGGCACCCTGCTTCCACGCGGAAGGTCCTGGGTGCTGCATCCCACTGGGGTCAGGCAGTGGGACGGTCGTTGCTGCAGAGCATCCTGAATTCTTTGGTGTGGAGCCACTCGGGAAGATGCCGCTGGGTGGAGAAGCGGGGCTGGTGGAGGAGCTACAACATCGCTGAGAAATGGGCAAAGCAGAGGCACCAGTGGTGTCTGAAGGGCAAGTTGAAGGTTGCCTTGCTGGAGGATTGTCATGGCCGCATCCGTGGATGCTGTTTGCAGTCCTCACATACCACAAGGGAAGAAATTGGGGAGACATTGCTGCTGAAGGCTGGGGAGCCCATCAGAGGTGCCCGCGAGGCTGGGCTGTATCATGGGGTTAGTTTGTTCTACAGCAGCTGGCGGCTCCGCTTCTCTCCCAGCTCTGGACATCTGGGGACAGACCATGCTGCCGTCCCCGCTCACTTCATGCCAGCACCCCTGCAGCGAGGTGTTCGGCCACCTGGCCAGTGTGAAGGGGCTGTGGCATACACAGCTGTCCATGCCAGCTGCCACCAATGAATGACTGTGCCGAGGCTGCTGAACTCTGCGAGTGGCCAGTGGCCATCACCGCTGGGAAGCTTGAACTGCAGGGACCTGGTTGTCACCGACAGCAGCAccagaaagcagcagctgtagCTTCTCCTCCGTCCAGCCCTGGAGAAGAGCCGTCTCAGCTGCTATGGTggggctgccccaggcagagccctggggacgCGCAGGATGCGTCAGGGCCGGCGTGCGTCTGCGTCACTGCTGACACCGGGGaggccccgctgcccccgctcctgcctgtccccaggccaTCCGGGATCCCACCGCGCCCTCCTGCTCTCCTGGCCCGGGGACTTGCTGGCTGCAGGAGTAAAATTCCCCACTGGGACACATAGCCCCACAGGCCGGGGCGGTAGCCAGGGCTTGGCTGGGGTTAGCCACCCCGCGCTGCTTGCTCATGCCTTTGGCTTGCCTCACCTCTCTCCCATGGGCCCCCATCAGCAAAGAACTATGTGAGCTCAAAGCTACATAGCTGACAAATAACCTATTTCAGCAGCGACAGCCGGCCCCCTGCCATCCCTGGGACCTGGAGGGGCTAGTGAAGTCGGTGCTTCTGAGTCTGTGCCTTccccggctgctgcggggccaggGACGAAGCCCACATTGTCTCGGGTCTTTCTAAAAGCTGCCCCGTCTCTTGGGATGGGGTGATTGCGTAAGGACAGCATGGTTTGGCTCATGGTGGTGGGAGAGTTACATACCacaaggatcttttttttttttttttttttttccttcttctttttctttctgtttaaaccACTGTGTGCTTCTCTGGGTGGGGGGGTTTGGTTTGGAGCGGGTATTTGGGAGGGGTGTTTGCAATGTGCAGACACCTGAGATACAGCCCCTGGCCGAGAGCTGCCTTGGCCAGAGGGTTTGCAGGCGGGGAGCTGGGACACCAGGTGACCACCGTGGGCAGCCACTACGGCTGCTGAGCATCACGTACCCCTCGGCCCCACCGCAGCCCTGCCGCCCACTTCGTGCAGCCGGGATGGCCTCATGGCGTCtgagctgttttcttttcccagtggCACCATTTAAGCATGAGTTGCCCAagctctccagagccttctcacTGCCCATCCTCGAGCCAGAACTGGAGCCGGCGTGTCACTACGGCAGCTGCCCAAACCAGCCATCTTCCCTCAAGCTCGGGGTGGACCCAAGGGAGGCGGCTCTCTGGGGGCCAGCGGGTCTTTCCCTTTTGGTGGGACTTGCGATGCAGTAGAGACCACGTCGCTTCACGCCAAACATACTTGAAAAGCAGAGCTGGAGTTTCTCATGCATGAGGCTCTGACTCGACGCACAGAAATCCCGAGGAGGTAGCTGGCCTGTTTGCTCCTGCCGGGGTGGCTCTCCATCGCCCAACAGATCGGCCCTTTCAACGTTCAAGCCCTTCTGTGGCCGGCTGCGATGcagagagcttttatttttaaatgcacatctATAAAACCGAGGCCGATGAGGAACGCTGCAATAAACCCTGGGTTTTATTGGCATCCAGCATCCTAGAAACGGAGTTTGGGGTTTGCGGTTTCCCGCCTGTGGCTCTGCGtggggatgggggcgggggggttcgcCTGTGGGCTTGGGCAAGTCCCCGTGTCCAACAGCAGTGCCACTACCCCAGAAGACAGAGTCCCTGTGGGCAGAAATAGTGGTGGGTTTAGGTAGCCGTCAGCTTCCTGAAGATCTTCTATAATAAATAAAGCCATGAAGTGCGTCTCCCCCGTTGGGCCACAGAGCAGAAGCAAtaaaaggggctggagctgtcaTGGGCTGGCTCTCCCCGGGATTTTGTACCTTGTCCGTCGCTGGGGGCTGATCCGCATCCATGCACACTGGCTGCGAGGTGTCCACAGGCTTCCCCTGCCCATTCTGGGGCCGTGCCATGGGTGACCCCTGTGTTTGACCGGCACTTGCAGGCTGTAAGCAATGCCGTAGCCCTGCCAGATGCGCGGGAGcgaaggtggggagggagaatCGCAGGACCATCCCGACAGGGCTGGGAAAATCCCCATTtctgggctgcggggagggatgctccagccaGGCAGTGGAGAGGGCAGTTCTCCTTGCGCTGAGCACAGTAGCCGGGATCAGCACAGCACGGAGGAAACAAGCCCCGATGCTGGGGCAAAGCACAggacttgtttggttttttccccctggtatTCAGTGCAGCACTGAGTCACTGCCACGCGCGGCTTTAGAGACAGCTTGAGTTTTCTCTTCCAGCtcggagtgctgcattagatggctgcAAGCACTCGGAGGTTAAATTAGCCTGTTCACTGGCGAGTCCAATCCTGCCACAGCCCCTGCCTAGATGCTACAGCAAGGAAAAACATGGTCTGTGCCATAGCTCGTGCCCGAGATGTGCGTTTCTGGGCCTGAGCCGTGCGTCGTGCCccagctgcctctccccaccaccctcgCCCCACGCTGGAGGTCCCAGCTCCCCGGAGCAAGGCTGTCCTTTTCCCGGCACAGGGACAGAGGCAGTGGGTTTGACATCAGCCCTGTCCCAACCTGGGACTGCCATGGTGGCGGCAGGGACAGGGCCATGTGTTTCCCAGCAAAGGATGGAGCAAGGGCGAGGGGCCGCATCCCCGCTAGCCTGGCAAGGGCTGGCAGAGCATCACAAACCACCGGCACGCAGCTGACCTGTGGGTCGGTGTCTGCGTTTGCCCCTCCACACTCTCCTGCGTGCCttttttttaccttgaaaagCCTCAGGTTGCAAATATCGCGTATCTTCCAGGCGACAAGAACAGTTTCCAAGGCAagtgggaggagggggaaggaggtggtggtggtgacctGGCCCTGGCCCTGAGCGCAGGGGAGCACTCGGGGCCGGTCATGGTGGGAGCCTTCGCACCCTTCCTGTGGCCAGGGACTGCTGGGCGAAGGTGGCCCTGGCCAGAGCAGCACTGCCAGCTGTGGAGGAAAGGATGTCAAAAGCAAAGATGCCATCTCTAACGTGTAAGCACTGCCCTCGGCTGGGGACTGAATTTTGGCATTGCCCAAACTCACCAGAAAAGCTCCAGGAGGTTTGGGTGCCCTCCCGGCAGCTGTTGCAGCCGCTGCATGAAACCCCTCAGCCGCTGGGAGCGGGATGGGGTGCGAGCACCCCACGCCCTTAGGGAATTCACCCCGAGAACAGCCTGCTTCATCCCGGTCCAAGCTGGACCAAGcttgcaggacctggcagggtgGGAGCAAGCGATGCTTGCACTTGGATCCCTCAGAAGCTCTCGCCACGTGGGTGTTCGTTAGCTCTTTCTCACGTTGGCCGATGCCCAAATAACTCCGAGCCAATGCAAAGCCCAgcaaagggggaggaggagggctgcaggggctggCCGGGGGCCAGCACTGACGCAAGGGCAGCGGGTGGTGTGGGACAAAGCCAGGGCAGGGGACGGCGGGAGGATGAGTCACCCAAAGAcacaggagagggagaggatgCAGCGATGGCTCGGCCCACGGCGGCAGCCGGACGGGGCTTTGCTTCTGCGGGGTCACCCTGCCCAATTTTGGGAGAGAAGCAGGATGGTGCCCCCGGGGTCGTGCTCGGGGCCAGGGTGCAGAGCCCAGCGCTGCCCACCCAGCGTGGGCCGGGGAGCCGTGTCGATGCAGGAGAAATATCCACTAGAGGGGACTGTGCGATCGCGTGTGGGAGCGCGCAGCAGCCAGCCCGGCTGCAGAGCAGGATCCGGCTCCTCTGGCCGCAGGATCCagccctccatcctccctccatccctcagcACTCCTGGTTATCCCAGCCCGGGCTCCCAATGCCCCCCGCATCCCTCCCGGTGGGCATGGCAGCCTGGGGGGCACAGCTTACCGGGGCCAAGCGGGGTGTTGGGGGGTACCGAGAGCGTGGTTGAAGCTGCAGGTGCTGGGCTGGCCCCCACAGTGAAGCCCCCCctgccgctcgctcactccctgacagagggatggggaagagaatgaGAAGGGCAAAAACCTTAAAAACTTGTAGGTTAGAAGAGGAACTGGGGGTCTATATGGTCCATATAGAAAACCCACTGGCTATAGGCCCCCAGCAGATGCCCAGtgcatccccctcctcctccacgccTTCCCGCTCGGCTCTGCCCCTGctaccccccaggaccccctgcagctctcccagggcTGCGACTGCTCATCCTGCCTCCGTGAGCCTGAAATTCCCCAAGGACCCAGGGCTGTTACGTTGCTTTTTCCTCCCGCTCACCCCAAAgtcagagccggggggggggggggggcagagggggagcagaGCCACAAGTGGCGAGGGCAGGTGGAACTGGGGAGGTTTCTGGCAGTTTCCTCTcaccctccctttctcccccagcACCGCGATATGATTTCCCTCCTGGTAGGATTAATGGGGCTTTGCTTCTCTATTTGTACACAGGGACTTAAGTAATGCGCTCCCCAGAGAGGAATAAagcttcccctgccccagcagcgctggggaggCCAGACCAGAGCCCACGGTGATGGCCTGCATCACAGCTTTCCTGTGTCCTTCAGGGCTCCACACACATTAACCCTGTCCTCCTGGCAAAGATCctgcaaaatgtttatttgtggCTGCGTTGACAAACACGCTTGTGGAACATGTTGTGTTTAGACGTGAGCATGCCACCCTCCCCGGGGCCAGGCCCATGGGCGATGCGGGGCCACGGCTCATGGCTGCCAAAaaccggctgctgctgctgacgcTGCACTCGCCAGCACCGCCGGGACCGGCAACCCCGAGCATGAGGACGCCTCGCCCGCCATTCCCACCAACCACCAAACCTGCCAAGAACGTCCCACCAGCGGCTCCTTCCTGGAGGCTCACGGTCCTGGAGCCGGGACGCAGCCAGGGGAAGGGTCTGACCACGATCTCGATCAGCCCTGGTGTCCTGTAGCCACTGGGGCATGGACACAAGGGCTGTGGGGATCCCGTCCAGCTCCATAAACACCTGTCACAGGGGAGGACGCTGGCCTCAGGCCGCTCCGTGGGCAGACACCCCTGGGGCTGAGCTTGCACACCCCACTCCCATGGTCACCCTCGATGGGTCCaagcccgtccccatccccagatCCCTCGCCCACCCGCTCCTCCTTGGCTGGCAGGGGCCAGCAAGGCTCCCGGAACGGAGAGGGTGCCTTGGGGACATggtgctgctcctctcccagaaTGGATTCACCctgaatatatattattttagaCTCCAACTTGCCAGACTTTGGGCGAAACTTGCCTTGGCTGTGTCTGGGTCAATCTCCTGTGTCCCAGAGTTCAGCATCGCCAGGTAGCCGGGACTGGAGCAGTGTCCGGTCTCTTGAGATCCGGAAAAGGGAGATTAACTGCAGCTACTGAAAAAGGCTGTTAGTGAGATATCGGGTGAATGCATTTGAGGGTCTATGGAAGCATAActggctgtccccaagccccGCAGGTCCCCTGTGACCTGCTCAGTGCCCGTGGCATGTTTCCATCATGCCAGCCCAGCCGGGCAGCACCTGCACTGCCTTCAACGCTTGCACGTCTGCCCGTGATGGTGGTGACAGCGGTGAGTCATCCAACGGCTCGTGGGGACGGCTCCAAAATGCCGTCAGACTCGAGAAAATTCCCAAAGGTGCCGGGAGGTGCATCTGGGAAAGCTGTGGATGCCAGGAATTGGCCTCTGATTGGTAAAGGGGAGGCAAGGGGGGTCCCACTGTGTGTGCCGGGCGATGCACCAGGACAGGGGCATCTCGTGCTGCACAgggcaagtccttcccaggcgaAGGGATGAGAAACACAGGGACTTGCTCCCCTTGGTGCCACAAAGCCACCTGCACGCAGTGCTGGTGCCACCCGAGCCAGGCTCGGTGTCACCGCTGCCGTATCGCTGATGAAGCCACCGTCCGGGAGCAGCCCGTACCTGCTCTCAGCCAGCTCTCCGTCTCTGTGGCACTGGGATTGCTGGCACCCGTGTCACCCTTTACAGCACTGTGCCTGCCTGCACACGGTGTTTGGCCGGGTACCAGCTGGGAACCACCTGGCTCATCACCCCAGCCCGGCTGCTGGGGACGAGCCGTGCCCCGTCCTGCCGGGGGGCCCCACTTGCTTCCCCCCGCAGTTACAGCCGCGCCAGCTGATGACTCCATCAGCCTTGAGGAAGCATCGCAGGGAGCAGGTCCCAGAAACTTTTCGGGCGTTACCACCCCCTCCTCTCGCAGGCATCACCTTTGCTCTCCATCCCAgatcccccccccagcctccctgcagccTCTGGGAAAGCAAACTCATGCCTTGGATGCCCATTTTATAACAGATTTTCCCTTTCCAGCCCAGTCGGCATGGTCTCACGGCCGTGCTTCCTGCTCATGCATCTTGTACACATCCTTTTTTATCATGGGGAAGGTGCTCCCAGGCGGGCTCCTAGGAACGGGCACTGGTACCGgtggcagctgcagcccagccggGCGCAGCCCCTCGGGACACAAGCACTGCCACGTTGGGACTGCTTTGCCCTTGCAACGgggctcctctctgcagacgccAGTTTATTCTCTGCAAGACTTACCAGCCTCTGATGAAACATGTCTGACTCTAAATCTCGCCGGTCCAGCACCTCCTTGGTCCAAAATCCACCTCTGGGTTACCCACAACTGACTCTTCAGATGATGAAAATGGAAGCATGAAATATGTTATTAGTTTCTTCATATATAGTGGGGTTGGGACTGCCCACACTTGTGGGTGACAGGAAAATAGGGAGGCGAGTGTCCCACCCCAGAGGGCACGGGTCAGGGCCCAGCTCTGTGATGGGCTCCCTGCTTTCGCGTGTTCATAGAGACCACAAAGAACCTGCAAAAAAAGGGCAAAGCTTCATTTTTGCTGTCCCCGGCGTGGCCCCGGGGCACGATGCTGGACTCTAGCATCCCCCGTTCATCAGACCCCCACGCACGGGGCTTTCGCAGCAGTAATTGTTGATTAAAAGGGTTTCAGAAGTGCCCAAACATTTAGAGCTGCGCGTTCCCAAGAACCCGTTGCATCTCTCCCCCAAAATTTGCAGCTTTGCAGCCCCGGTGATGACCCAGCACCCGGTCAGACCTGGGGACTCTGCTGTTTTCTGCGCCTCCCAGCTTTGCCGTGTGTCTATCCAACACCTCGAACGTGCCAGGAGCAGCATTCCTGCTACGGCACCTGCTTTCGCCATGCCGC is a genomic window of Rissa tridactyla isolate bRisTri1 chromosome 8, bRisTri1.patW.cur.20221130, whole genome shotgun sequence containing:
- the NT5M gene encoding 5'(3')-deoxyribonucleotidase, mitochondrial codes for the protein MILLSSFLHLRPRRCGPLAGLGRGAGPTAGSRRALRVLVDMDGVLADFEGGFLKKFRARYPDKPYIALEDRRGFWVSEQYGRLGPELSEKAISIWESKNFFIELEPLPGAVEAVKQMANLADTDVFICTSPIKKYRYCPYEKYAWVEKHFGPEFLEQIVLTRDKTVVSADLLIDDRPDITGAELNPSWEHVLFTACHNKHLQLKPPSRRLQSWTDDWKAILDSKRFPPGRAT